A DNA window from Porites lutea chromosome 6, jaPorLute2.1, whole genome shotgun sequence contains the following coding sequences:
- the LOC140942376 gene encoding cornifelin homolog isoform X2, with the protein MAQVVTAQPGTTVVVQQTQVLRDWNSGVFSCFDDIGSCIMGLLCPCFQLCSVSSRMGEGFAYACCCSQIAPFTLRAKLRAEQGIQGSLCNDAIMISFCGNCVLCQMDRELKAIGK; encoded by the exons ATGGCGCAAGTGGTAACAGCCCAGCCTGGAACAACTGTGGTTGTCCAGCAAACACAAGTCCTGAGGGACTGGAATTCAGGCGTTTTCTCTTGCTTTGATGACATAGGCAGCT gCATCATGGGTTTGTTGTGCCCTTGTTTCCAGTTGTGCAGTGTTTCCAGTCGTATGGGCGAAGGCTTTGCTTATGCCTGCTGCTGCTCGCAAATCGCGCCGTTTACTCTTCGAGCCAAGCTCCGAGCAGAGCAGGGCATTCAA GGCTCTCTTTGCAATGATGCCATCATGATCTCTTTCTGCGGCAACTGTGTGCTGTGCCAGATGGACCGTGAACTCAAAGCTATCGGAAAGTAA
- the LOC140942376 gene encoding cornifelin homolog B-like isoform X1, with product MAQIVTAQPGTTVVVQQTQVLRDWNSGLFSCMDDIGSCLMGWCCPCFLLCSISSRMQEGFAYACCCGNVAPFTLRAKLRTEQHIQGSLCNDALTLMFCAECALCQMDRELKAVGK from the exons ATGGCGCAAATAGTGACTGCTCAGCCAGGAACAACTGTGGTTGTCCAGCAAACACAAGTCCTGAGGGATTGGAATTCTGGCTTGTTCTCCTGCATGGATGATATAGGCAGCT GTCTAATGGGTTGGTGTTGTCCTTGCTTCCTGTTGTGCAGCATTTCCAGTCGCATGCAGGAAGGATTTGCTTATGCCTGCTGCTGCGGTAATGTCGCACCATTCACTCTGCGTGCCAAGCTGAGAACAGAACAGCATATTCAG ggttctCTGTGCAATGATGCCCTCACCTTGATGTTTTGTGCTGAATGCGCTCTCTGCCAGATGGACCGTGAACTCAAGGCAGTTGGAAAGTGA